The genomic interval CGTCTATGGTGGTTCCGAAGAAGGATGTATGGGAATGGTCTCAGATGCAGTCATTCGTCATCAAGGTAAAGTTATTGCCGTTTATCCTGATGGAATTCTCCCTTTAGAACCACCTCGTCAAAATGCCAGTCAACTTTATTTAACAAGTGGAATGGATGAGCGCAAACGTAAACTCATTGATTTAGGAGAAGCTTTTGTCATTTTAGCTGGTGGATTTGGGACAATGGAAGAAAGTTTTCAACTTTTAACTGAGATGTCTATCAACCAAACCGCTGTCCGCCCAGTCATTTTTGTTGGTCGAAAATTTTATCAACCTCTTTTTGACCTACTGCGCTTGCAACTTAAGGAAGGAATGATTTCTAAAGAAGTCATAGATGCCATTTCTCTTGTTGATACCGCCGAAGAAACCATAGAATTATTAGGAGATTTGAAACTTGAACAAGTTGTTTAATCAAGCAGTTAACGTTTACCTTGCCGCACCATTTTTTAGTGAAAGTCAAATAAAAAAAGTTGAACTTTTAGAAAATGCACTTTCAAAAAATAAAACAGTAGCAAACTTTTTTAGCCCAATGAGATGTCAACATCCTGAATCTTTACCACAAGAAGTTGAAGCTTTTACCCCTGAATGGGCCAAAGCGACAATGGAAAATGATGTAAATGAGGTAAATAAAGCAGATATCATTGTTGCAATTGTTGATTTCGATCATCAAGATACTGATTCTGGAACAGCTTGGGAGCTTGGCTACGCCATTGCTTTAGAAAAACCAACCTATCTTATTCGTTTTGAAGATACTATTCCAGCAAATATAATGCTCACTGAGCGAAATAGAGCTTTCTTCACCCAGATTGAACAAGTTGAAGAATATGATTTTTTAGAGTCTAAACTAATCCCATATAGTGGAAAATACCAATAGTAAAGAGATAAGTACCTGCTTATTTTTATCTTCTCCTTTATATATAAAATTTGAAATTTGTCATAATTTGTACTATACTATAGGCGGATAGAAAATAATGGAAAGAAGCGTAAATATGAAACTTATTGTCACACTTTTTTGGTCGCTTGCTCTTGGACAAGTTGTAGGTTATGTTGCAACTGCTCTTGCTGGCGTTCCAGACCCTGAACTTTGGACAACGATTATCTCGCTTATCTTTGGTCTTTTTGTATATCTTTTCCAAGCTGTAGCTGTGGAAAAAGAGGCTAAAGCAAACTAAATTACTGATATTTTATCAGGTTCTTTCGCTAAAAAGTGTTTGAAAATAAAAACTCTTGCTCTGCAGGAGTTTTTATTTTAGTCCTGAGGCTTGCAAATTTCTTAAAATACCTTATAATTTAATATGGACATATTTAAACTGTCCTTTAAAAACCTAAATGAAAGGAGAGCGCTCAAGCTTTGAAAGGTCGACCCAAACCCGCAATTATTATGATTACTTATTCTGTCAAATTGACCAAGAGTAGATTGGCGCTCTTCTTGTGCCAACTTTTTGATTTTAATTCAAAAAACTTGACCCATTTCACAAAATAAGAAATTAGATTTTACAAGCTTGAACCATGCTATAAAATGGCTCCAACTCCAATTAATAAAAATAAAGTCGTCTGTCTTGTTAACGGTCGTGTTCATCGCCGGTCAGGAGGAGATTTCCTTGAGAATCTTGACCCTAGCCTTCAAACCGTTATCATGCGCGATTACCCAGAAGCAACCAGTCATGATTTCATCTGTAATGAACATCAGGTTAAATTCCGTTTGGAGGTCTTAGATACCCTTTTTCATCTTGACCTGCAAAAAAACTTTACCGTTAATGATTTACTTAATGAAGAATTAACTAAGGCAAATTTTGAGATTCATGACGTGGAAGAACAACTTCAAACCCAAGAAACTATCGGTGAACGTGTGGCTGATAAAGTTACTGAATTTGTCGGTTCGTGGGCTTTCATTCTAACTTATCTTGGAATTTTAGTCGTTTGGATGTTTGTTAATGTTTCTGGTATTTTCGGAGTCGAGTGGGATAAATATCCATTCATTCTCCTCAACCTTTTTCTATCGATTACGGCCGCAATGCAAGCCCCTTTGATTATGATGAGTCAAAATCGTGCTGCACACCATGACCGCTTGTCTGCTAAAAATGACTTCCAAGTCAATGTTAAATCAGAAAAAGGGGTAGCTGCCCTCCATGAAAAACTTGACCATTTGATGATGGATGATCAAGCTTCAAATATGCAAATTCAAAAAATTCAAACCGAAATGCTTGGAGATATCCAAATTCTTCTTAACGAAGTTTATCAACAAAACCAAGATATTCGTGAGCGTTTGGATGATGTCGAAGATCAACTTGATGATTTTGAAGAAACCTTTGATAGTTTTGAAGAAACTCTTGACAGTATTGAAGAAAATACTGACGATGAGGAAGAAGAAGGCATGGCTAATTCTGATTAAAAAAGTCTGTTCAAATGAACAGGCTCTTTTTTTAACTAAAATAATCTATTTTTTCCTG from Lactococcus lactis carries:
- a CDS encoding DUF1003 domain-containing protein, whose protein sequence is MAPTPINKNKVVCLVNGRVHRRSGGDFLENLDPSLQTVIMRDYPEATSHDFICNEHQVKFRLEVLDTLFHLDLQKNFTVNDLLNEELTKANFEIHDVEEQLQTQETIGERVADKVTEFVGSWAFILTYLGILVVWMFVNVSGIFGVEWDKYPFILLNLFLSITAAMQAPLIMMSQNRAAHHDRLSAKNDFQVNVKSEKGVAALHEKLDHLMMDDQASNMQIQKIQTEMLGDIQILLNEVYQQNQDIRERLDDVEDQLDDFEETFDSFEETLDSIEENTDDEEEEGMANSD
- a CDS encoding nucleoside 2-deoxyribosyltransferase; translated protein: MNKLFNQAVNVYLAAPFFSESQIKKVELLENALSKNKTVANFFSPMRCQHPESLPQEVEAFTPEWAKATMENDVNEVNKADIIVAIVDFDHQDTDSGTAWELGYAIALEKPTYLIRFEDTIPANIMLTERNRAFFTQIEQVEEYDFLESKLIPYSGKYQ
- a CDS encoding TIGR00730 family Rossman fold protein, translated to MNVTVFLSSRDGKNPIYKDTSEKLGILLAKSGHTLVYGGSEEGCMGMVSDAVIRHQGKVIAVYPDGILPLEPPRQNASQLYLTSGMDERKRKLIDLGEAFVILAGGFGTMEESFQLLTEMSINQTAVRPVIFVGRKFYQPLFDLLRLQLKEGMISKEVIDAISLVDTAEETIELLGDLKLEQVV
- a CDS encoding YjzD family protein; the protein is MERSVNMKLIVTLFWSLALGQVVGYVATALAGVPDPELWTTIISLIFGLFVYLFQAVAVEKEAKAN